In the genome of Candidatus Thermoplasmatota archaeon, one region contains:
- a CDS encoding metal-dependent transcriptional regulator — protein sequence MTDSKYLKEVYRAYEKGVPLVGPTYLGKVVGVNKATAYQSLQKLARMNYGTYIKNKGFVVNNRGKENARILIRRHRLLECLIVDTLGLSPCEACREAGNIDTFMGKHFDMALERKYSDRHLCPCGNEIPSR from the coding sequence ATGACCGACTCAAAGTATCTGAAGGAAGTATACCGTGCATATGAAAAAGGCGTACCGCTTGTGGGGCCTACATATCTTGGAAAAGTGGTTGGAGTGAATAAAGCCACAGCATATCAGTCCCTCCAAAAACTTGCAAGAATGAATTACGGTACCTATATAAAAAATAAAGGTTTTGTAGTAAATAATAGGGGCAAAGAAAATGCCAGAATCCTGATAAGGCGCCATAGACTGCTGGAATGCTTAATTGTTGATACTCTCGGCTTGTCCCCTTGTGAAGCATGTCGGGAAGCAGGCAATATTGATACTTTTATGGGGAAACATTTCGATATGGCACTTGAAAGGAAATACAGTGATCGCCATCTATGTCCATGCGGCAATGAGATTCCTTCGAGGTAG